GTTGTGAAAGCTGGTGAGAAAGTGATGAGCGGAACACCGAACCAGGTGATGACGCCAGATATGATTCGGCAAGTTTATCGAATGGATTCGGAAATTGATTATCTTTCAACTGAGAAGAAACCGCGCATACATTTGTTAAGTACTGCTAGATAGTAAATTAGTAAATGGAGGAATTAATGTTGAAAAAGCCTGTGGATTTAGAAAAGAACAAGGAAAAGTATTTGCAGTTTGTGGCGAGCCGAAAAAATCTGATTTTGAATTTACTAGATGACAATGGCAAACCATTCAGCAGTTATGCACCTTTCGTTAAGAAAGACGGTAAGTTGTACATATATATTAGCCAAATTGCGGAGCATTATAACTTTATGGAGAAAAGTGAATACGTTGACGCGTTTCTTATTGCAGATGAATCGGCAACGGTTAATAAATTTGCAACGGAACGAGTGCGTTGGAGCTGTATACCGAACAATATTGGCAATGAAGGACATGATGAAATCTTTGAACTATTTAATACCGAACATGGCGCTAAAATGATGGATGTCTTGCGCGGGTTGGATTTCTCACTTTTCGAATTGACTCCTCTTCAGGGACGTTACGTAGTTGGTTTTGGGATGGCATTCGATATAGATATCGATGCGAATGTATTTAATCATGTTGTTGTAGACAAGAAGAAGGACGCTGAAGCGTAAAATTAAAGCGAAGGAGGTATGCTCAAATGACATATTCTACTGTGTTACCAATCTGGAATGCAATTCGGGAACGGTTTCTTAAAACTGCAGAGGCATTGCCGGAACAAGACTTAAGTTTGCAACTAGGGAAATCAACAGTTGCGTCTTTGCTTCATCACACCGCGGAAGTGGAGTTTATGTTCGCTGAATGGTTTTTCGGGAGAAATATGCCAGGGGAGAAAGAGAAGCCTTCATTTACGAATTTAGAGGAGCTTGTCAAGTTGCTACGGGCATCGAATGAGCATCTCATTGAAGCGATGAAAGAACTACCTGAGGAAGATTGGCATAAAAGCATGGAATCACCAATTGGTGCATCTACACCTTTGGAAGCTGTAGGAAGATTGATGTACCATACAGGTATTCATGCGGGACAAATTTCACTCATTCAGAAAAACGGGAAAAATCAATCTGAATAATGAATGTAGCAAAAAAAAGCGAAGATCTCATCTTCGCTTTTTTTGTATTTTCATATCCCAATGAACGTTGTAGATTGGTTTATTCGGATATTTGATATGTAAAAATAAAATCATAGAATCATGCCCCGCCAGCTAAATTATAGAGAAGACGAGCGTGTCTTCCTTTATGTGTATCAATTTACTCTAGGGCGAAGACAACGAAGAATTTCATGGTCACATTCACAACATTATGCTAGCTGTCTTTTGGGGATTTGGAGTCGATATAGTGCAGTTGGTAACATAACATATGATTGGATTGTAGTTTTAATTTGCATAATTGGTGCGTCTATTATGTTATGGTCGCTTCGAAATCGAGGGAGACTAACTAATTACAACCCGTAATCATTCGTTAGTTTTATTGCAATTTTTGGTGTATAGTTAAATAGATTAACGGCTATAGCGTACAGTCAAAAGTTAATCTGAAAAAGTAAACACTGGAGTTCTGGTATAGCTCCAACTATTTTAGAACTGGGCATCCCATAAGGAGAAAATATGGACATTAAAAATAAAACAGTCGTACGTTCGATGGAGATAGTAAACTTATTTATTGACCATACAGAGTTATCATTTCAAGAAATTATTGATTTCTCGGGTATTCCGAAGACTTCCGTTTATCGAATGCTAATGTCTTTAGAAGAAATGGGATTTCTAGAGAAGGGGATTGATTCGAAATACCGGTTAGGGCTCTTATTTCTCAAATTCGGCCATTTGGTTTCTTCAAGGATTGATATACGGCAAATTGCCTACCCTATTATGGAGAACTTACATAATGATGTGAAGGAAGCAATCAATTTAATTATAAAACAAGGTGATGAAGCGATTTATATCGAAAAAATTGATAGAAACCAAAAAGTTCGCTTATATACCGCAATTGGTAGAAGAAGTCCATTATACGCTGGTGCTTGTTCTCGGGTTATTTTATCATATTTACCGGAACCAGAAATTACTACTTATATGGAATCTATCGAATTAAAACCATTTGCGATGGGAACAATCACCGATAAGAAACATCTCAATGACACGATTAGACAGGCTAAAAAGGACGGTTATACGATTAGTAATTCTGAATTAGAGAATCATACCTCAGCCATCGCTGCACCAATCTTCGATTATAAAGGAAACGTAGTTGCCGGACTCAGTATTGCTGGGATTGAAGCGAATTATCAATATGACAACATTCCTATCTTTGCAGCAAAAGTAATAGAAGCAGCTGAAGAAATATCTCAACGGTTAGGCTATGTGAAGAAATGAAAAACATCCTCTACTTACCTGTCAATCAGGCGTAAATAGAGGATGTTTTTGTTTAAGTAAATTTGCTTTACAGTAACTCACGTTTATTAACATATAATCATGTCATCAGATTAGTATATTCTTTTATAGTGAATGGCCATTTTTATTTCATCTATTATTTTTTCTTTCTTTAATAACTCCATAATTGCTTCTTCATGAGTTACTTCCTTGAACTGAATTGTTGAAGTTGGTTGCAACTGGGCTAAACTTGGCAAATCGGCGGAAATAATTTGACCTATTTTTGGATAGCCACCTGTTGTTTGACGGTCTGCCATTAAAATGATTGGCTGTCCATTTGGCGGTACTTGAATAGTTCCGTATGTGACACTTTCGGATAGTAATTCAAATGGCTCAGATAGTGCAAGAGTATTACCTTCCAAACGATACCCCATCCGGTCGGCTTGAGTTGTTATTGTATATGGTTCATTAAAAAGTGTTTGCTGACTTTTACTATCGAATCGATTGAACTCAGTGCCTTTTAGAACGCGAATCGTTTGAGATGATTTTAAATTGATGAGTGCGCTGTAGTTAACTGCCCATGTAAAATGGCCATTCAAGTTTTCTAATTGTTGGACGAGCGAATGATTGAGGTCATTTAATTTTCCACATTCAAATGTATCCTCTTTTTGCAAAGCCCTACCTTGAAAGCCACCAATTCCTGCACGAAGATATGTACTTTTACTTTCCATAACCTTTGGAGTAGAGATACCTCCAGCAAAGGCTAAGTATGCTCTACACCCTTTTATTGCGGATTTAAATTTTAATATGGAGCCCTTGCGTATGAGTATGGGACGCCACATCGGAGCATTTTCCCCGTTGATGGTAGTAAGTAAATCTCCACCGGTGATGGCGATTAACGAATCTTTTTCGAAATAAAGGGTTGTCCCAAATAATGTGATTTCGAGAGCTCCTTCACCTTCATCATTTCCGACTAGCAAATTAGCTACTCTCAGCGAATAGCTGTCCATCGCACCGCTAACAATAACTCCATATTTTTGAGAGCCATATCTACCTAAGTCTTGAATTGTTGTCAAAAGACCTGGATGAAGTACTTTCACGGTCATAGTTTCATCCCCTTATAGTGGTCATATTCTTTAGGAGAAATTGGTGCAAAACGAATTTTGTCTCCAGCCTGTAATAATGTCGGTGGAGAGATAGTGGGAAGAAATAAATCGAGTGGGGTACGGCCAATAATTTGCCATCCTCCGGGTGTTTCCAGTGAGTATACGCCTGTTTGCTTTCCAGCGATGCCAACGGATCCTGGGGCTATGACTAGCCGAGGTGTTTCTTTTCGTGGCGTTGCGATTTGTTCATTTAGTCCCCCCATAAATGGAAATCCAGGAGCAAATCCAATCATATAGACTAAATAATCATTTTCGGAATGTATTTGAATGACTTCATCTATAGATAGGTCATGATACTTCGCAACATACTCTAAGTCGGGGCCGAACTTACCTCCGTATAAAACTGGAATTGTAACAACTCTTTCATTGTGAAACTTGTTAGTCCCGATCTGTTTAACCAATTCGCCCATGAAATCGCTAACTTTTTGGAAGGGGGTTAATGGAGTATAATGTGTTTGCCTATTTATTTGTAATCGGTGTACGACAATCGGGTTGTAATAGACAGTTAGATTATTGTAGGCAGGTACCGACTCAATAAATCCTTCAAATGGATGATCATTCAATAACGTTGACAGATTGCTCACCAGTTCATGAATAGATGGACTAATTCCTTCACCGAGTTGGACAATTAGTGCAGAATCTCCTAAAGGTTTTATGGTCGCTCTTAAGTTACGGTTGCTCATTCCAACAGCTCCTATTGTTTCGATTTACGGTATCCGAGTTCTTAAATATGGATTATATTAATAATTATAGTTGTCAAAATACAAAAAACAAGCCCATAAAACTAAAAAAAAATACTATTTTTTATTATGGGAACAGTTATAAAAAACACCTATTCAGATAAAATGTTTTGTGATAGAATTAATTTAGTTTCAAAACTACAGTTCCTAAATTCGGAACTGCGTTGTTTGTAAGCGCTTACGAATACTGTTTTTTCACTTGGAGGGAAGAGAATGTTTCGAGTCGATTTGAATTGTGATTTAGGGGAAAGTTTTGGACGATATAAGCTCGGTGAACAGCGAGAAATATTGAAATACATAACATCAGCGAATATCGCGTGTGGGTTTCATGCTGGCGATCCAAGCGTAATGAGAGAAACAGTTAAACTTGCAATAGAAAATGGTGTGAAAGTTGGGGCACACCCTGGCTTACCTGACTTGAATGGATTTGGCCGTCGGGAAATGACAATCACTCCTCAAGAAGGATACGATATGGTTGTTTATCAAATCGGTGCTTTACAAGGATTTTTAACGACATTCAATGAGACAATGCAACACGTAAAACCCCATGGTGCATTATACAATATGTCAGCCAAGGATACGTTGCTGGCCGAAGCAATTGCTCAAGCGGTATATGATATCTCACCTTCATTAGTGCTATTTGGACTTGCTGGCAGTGAATTGACGAAAGCGGGGGAAAGGATTGGCTTGCGTACAGCCCATGAAGTGTTTGCTGATCGAACCTATCAATCGGATGGGACATTAACTTCGCGTTCACAATCTGATGCTTTAATAACAAATCAGGAACAGGCTGTTGCCCAAGTAGTGAAAATGGTGACGGAAGGAAAAGTCATTTCTCAGCAAAATACGGAAGTTTACTTAAAAGCGGATACGATTTGCATTCATGGAGATGGTGAACATGCCCTTGATTTTGCGAAATATAGTAAAGAAACGTTGGGAAATAACAACATATTGACCTCGTCAATTATCGAATAGAGTAGGAGGTTGTGAAATGACAAAGTTAAAAACAGAAACAGTGAAAATTAAACAAAAAGCTTCTTGGAGTGTTTTACTTGGTGCGGCTTTCTTAATGGCAACATCAGCAATCGGTCCTGGCTTTTTAACGCAAACAACCGTATTTACGCAAGAATTAGCAGCAAGCTTTGCATTTGTTATTTTAATTTCATTAGTTATAGATGTATTTGCTCAATTAAACGTATGGAGAATCATTACTGTATCAGGTCTGCGTGGCCAAGAGATTGCAAACAAAGTTTTACCTGGACTAGGTGTATTTTTAGCAATTCTCATTGTAATAGGTGGACTTGCATTTAATATTGGAAACGTCGCAGGTGCAGGCCTTGGATTAAATGCAATGGTTGGAATAGATCCGGTAACAGGTGCGATAATTAGTGCTGCATTTGCTATCTTTATTTTCCTGATTAAAGAAGCTGGTAAAGCGATGGACAAAATTGCTCAACTTGCCGGTTTTGTTATGATTATCTTAATGATCTATGTTGCATTCATTACTTCACCACCTGTTGGAGAAGCTATAGTGAATACATTTAAACCAGAACAAATTAGTATATTTGCCATTGTTACACTAGTAGGTGGAACAGTTGGGGGGTACATTACATTTGCTGGTGGTCATCGTCTGTTAGATGCGGGTATAAAAGGAGTCGAATCAATACCTGAAGTGACTAAAAGTGCAGTAATAGGTATTGCAGTTACAGGTATTATGCGTATCGCCTTATTTTTAGCGGTACTTGGAGTAGTGTCTAAAGGACTTGCAATTGATCCGTCGAATCCTTCAGCTTCAGTATTTCAACTTGCTGCTGGGAATATTGGATATAGAATGTTTGGTGTAATTATGTGGGCGGCTGCCATTACGTCAGTAGTTGGTGCAGCGTATACTTCTGTTTCATTTATCCGTTCATTCAGTCCGGTGATAGAAAAGTATCATAACTGGATTATTATCTTATTTATTTTAGTCTCAACTTTAACGTTTGCATTCATTGGACGACCTGTTAATGTTTTATTAATAGTTGGGGCTCTAAATGCTCTTATCTTACCAATAGCATTAGGAACGTTATTAATAGCTGCTAATAGGAAAGATATTATGGGGAATTATAAACATCCATTATGGTTAACGATCACTGGTGTACTCGTAGTCTGCATAATGAGTTATTTAGGCGTCATGACGCTGATAGAACAACTCCCATTATTATTTAAATAAATCAATTTGATAACTACTTATTCAATATGTAAAGACAAACACTTTTTAAGTATAGTAGTTTATTGTTCGTACATGATTTGACTACCCGTTAATGGTAGTACAAGGCGGCGACTTGGCAACCTAAGTTCGCCGTGCCCGCGGAAGCGTCCATCTGAAGCGGAAATCAACATTGTTCGTTTTTCTCGTTTAATAACCTTATTATGAAATTGATTCAAATAATAAAACCTTTTATGAAGGAGAGATTACATATGAAAAACTATGAAAAAATGGCTCCGAATATAATAAGGGAACTTATTCGCAAACAAGAAATTACAGGTCCAACAGCCGGGATGTCTAAGGGGTTTACACAAGCAAATTTAGTTATTTTAAAGAAAGAGCATGCCTTTGATTTTTTGCTGTTTTGCCAACGAAATCCGAAGTCTTGTCCTTTGTTAGACGTGACTGAACCAGGCTCATTCATTCCTAGTAAAATCGCTAATGAAGCTGATATACGTAAGGATATCCCAAGATATCGTATCTACAGAGATGGTGTGAATACAGAAGAAGTAATGGATATAACGGAGTACTGGGAAGATGATATGGTCGGCTTCCTACTAGGTTGTAGCTTTACATTCGAAACACCATTGCTGGAAAGTGGGATCCCGATTCGGCATATCGAAGAAAAATGTAATGTCCCAATGTACAAAACCAATATTCAGTGTGAAAAAGCAGGTGTATTTGAAGGGCCAACTGTTGTAAGCATGCGTCCGATGTCGCATGAAGATGCCATTCGAGCGATTCAAATTACCTCACGCTTTCCCGCTGTACATGGAGCGCCGGTCCATATCGGAGATCCAAGCCAAATTGGTATTGCGGATATTTCTAAGCCTGATTTCGGTGATTCGGTAACAATAAAAGAGGGTGAAATCCCGGTGTTCTGGGCTTGCGGTGTAACACCTCAAGCAGTAGCCATGCAAAGCAAACCATCGATAATGATTACGCATGCTCCAGGCTGTATGTTCATTAGTGATATAAGGGACGAAAAGTATAGTATTTTATAAACTTTTACAAGGAAAAAAATCTTGATTACAAGCCTAAAATGAAGATCCTTAGAGCCTTTGGGCTAATGGATGACTATTAATAAAAATATAACGACCCCCTCCTACATTGAGATTATAGGAGGGGGTCGTTGAATTCTAATTAGTTTTTAGATGGAGTGGTGACAATTCTGTTGAGTAACCATTTATTTGCATGAAATACTGGTGAGAAGGGCTGATAACCTCCATTTTTACTGGACTATTTTCTGACTGCTTTCGGCTAACTATTCATGACAGATCTAAGGAGGAATTGCAATTCATTCCTCCCCAGAGGGGGTTCTAGCTACACTTTTAGGGAGGAATTGTAGTTCATTCCTCCTTAGTAATCCTGTTGTGAATAGTTGCCTGTCGCGTTCCTACAATGTTCA
This Sporosarcina sp. ANT_H38 DNA region includes the following protein-coding sequences:
- a CDS encoding putative hydro-lyase, translating into MKNYEKMAPNIIRELIRKQEITGPTAGMSKGFTQANLVILKKEHAFDFLLFCQRNPKSCPLLDVTEPGSFIPSKIANEADIRKDIPRYRIYRDGVNTEEVMDITEYWEDDMVGFLLGCSFTFETPLLESGIPIRHIEEKCNVPMYKTNIQCEKAGVFEGPTVVSMRPMSHEDAIRAIQITSRFPAVHGAPVHIGDPSQIGIADISKPDFGDSVTIKEGEIPVFWACGVTPQAVAMQSKPSIMITHAPGCMFISDIRDEKYSIL
- a CDS encoding LamB/YcsF family protein — translated: MFRVDLNCDLGESFGRYKLGEQREILKYITSANIACGFHAGDPSVMRETVKLAIENGVKVGAHPGLPDLNGFGRREMTITPQEGYDMVVYQIGALQGFLTTFNETMQHVKPHGALYNMSAKDTLLAEAIAQAVYDISPSLVLFGLAGSELTKAGERIGLRTAHEVFADRTYQSDGTLTSRSQSDALITNQEQAVAQVVKMVTEGKVISQQNTEVYLKADTICIHGDGEHALDFAKYSKETLGNNNILTSSIIE
- a CDS encoding IclR family transcriptional regulator — protein: MDIKNKTVVRSMEIVNLFIDHTELSFQEIIDFSGIPKTSVYRMLMSLEEMGFLEKGIDSKYRLGLLFLKFGHLVSSRIDIRQIAYPIMENLHNDVKEAINLIIKQGDEAIYIEKIDRNQKVRLYTAIGRRSPLYAGACSRVILSYLPEPEITTYMESIELKPFAMGTITDKKHLNDTIRQAKKDGYTISNSELENHTSAIAAPIFDYKGNVVAGLSIAGIEANYQYDNIPIFAAKVIEAAEEISQRLGYVKK
- a CDS encoding NRAMP family divalent metal transporter encodes the protein MTKLKTETVKIKQKASWSVLLGAAFLMATSAIGPGFLTQTTVFTQELAASFAFVILISLVIDVFAQLNVWRIITVSGLRGQEIANKVLPGLGVFLAILIVIGGLAFNIGNVAGAGLGLNAMVGIDPVTGAIISAAFAIFIFLIKEAGKAMDKIAQLAGFVMIILMIYVAFITSPPVGEAIVNTFKPEQISIFAIVTLVGGTVGGYITFAGGHRLLDAGIKGVESIPEVTKSAVIGIAVTGIMRIALFLAVLGVVSKGLAIDPSNPSASVFQLAAGNIGYRMFGVIMWAAAITSVVGAAYTSVSFIRSFSPVIEKYHNWIIILFILVSTLTFAFIGRPVNVLLIVGALNALILPIALGTLLIAANRKDIMGNYKHPLWLTITGVLVVCIMSYLGVMTLIEQLPLLFK
- a CDS encoding DinB family protein, yielding MTYSTVLPIWNAIRERFLKTAEALPEQDLSLQLGKSTVASLLHHTAEVEFMFAEWFFGRNMPGEKEKPSFTNLEELVKLLRASNEHLIEAMKELPEEDWHKSMESPIGASTPLEAVGRLMYHTGIHAGQISLIQKNGKNQSE
- a CDS encoding heme iron utilization protein, producing the protein MLKKPVDLEKNKEKYLQFVASRKNLILNLLDDNGKPFSSYAPFVKKDGKLYIYISQIAEHYNFMEKSEYVDAFLIADESATVNKFATERVRWSCIPNNIGNEGHDEIFELFNTEHGAKMMDVLRGLDFSLFELTPLQGRYVVGFGMAFDIDIDANVFNHVVVDKKKDAEA
- a CDS encoding biotin-dependent carboxyltransferase family protein, producing MTVKVLHPGLLTTIQDLGRYGSQKYGVIVSGAMDSYSLRVANLLVGNDEGEGALEITLFGTTLYFEKDSLIAITGGDLLTTINGENAPMWRPILIRKGSILKFKSAIKGCRAYLAFAGGISTPKVMESKSTYLRAGIGGFQGRALQKEDTFECGKLNDLNHSLVQQLENLNGHFTWAVNYSALINLKSSQTIRVLKGTEFNRFDSKSQQTLFNEPYTITTQADRMGYRLEGNTLALSEPFELLSESVTYGTIQVPPNGQPIILMADRQTTGGYPKIGQIISADLPSLAQLQPTSTIQFKEVTHEEAIMELLKKEKIIDEIKMAIHYKRIY
- the pxpB gene encoding 5-oxoprolinase subunit PxpB, which translates into the protein MSNRNLRATIKPLGDSALIVQLGEGISPSIHELVSNLSTLLNDHPFEGFIESVPAYNNLTVYYNPIVVHRLQINRQTHYTPLTPFQKVSDFMGELVKQIGTNKFHNERVVTIPVLYGGKFGPDLEYVAKYHDLSIDEVIQIHSENDYLVYMIGFAPGFPFMGGLNEQIATPRKETPRLVIAPGSVGIAGKQTGVYSLETPGGWQIIGRTPLDLFLPTISPPTLLQAGDKIRFAPISPKEYDHYKGMKL